TGGTAGAAGCGGCAAAATCAGTGGCTGTCGACAATCCGATTGGAGCTGCGAAGGTCAGACCATATCATCAATATTATCCTATTTCTCAAGACGAGATAATTAAAAATCCAAATCTTAAACAGAATGAGGGGTATTAATACCAGGTCTACGATCAAGAATATTTCATAACCCTTAGATTCCCCAGCATGTTTGTTGGGGACTTTTTTTTGAATTATTAATTCCTATTATTCTCATTATTGTAGATGCTGAGGTAGCTATCATATCTAGACGGTTCTATTTCTCCTTTTTCGAGTGCTTCGAGGACTGCGCAGCCGGGTTCATTGATATGCCTGCAATTATGGAATTTGCATTGGTTGAGGAGCATTCTCATTTCGGGGAAGAAGTGTGAGAGCTCTTGGGGTTCTATATCTACGATTCCGAGTTCTCGGATTCCGGGCGTATCGATGAGTTTCCCTCCAAATGGAAGGTCTATCATTTCGGCAAAAGTGGTGGTATGCTTTCCTTTATCGGACCAATCGGATATATTGCCGGTCTTGAGCTCCAATCCCGGGGTCAAGGCATTGATCAATGTTGATTTTCCTACTCCGGAGTGGCCTGACACCAAGGTGATTTTATCTTTTAACACCTGTTTGAGATCTTCGATATTCTGTTTTTCTAGGGCGGATACGGTATAGCATGGATAGCCTAGGGACTCATATATATCGACATATTCGGCCAATATTTCCAGACCTTCATCTGAGAAGAGGTCTAATTTATTGAATACTATTCCGGCGGGGATGGAGTATGCTTCCGCAGTTACGAGGAATCGGTCGATAAAGCCTGTTGAAGTTGGTGGGGATGCCAATGTAACGACCAATAACGCAAGATCTAGATTAGCGCCGATGATTTGAGTTTGTTTTGAAAGATTTACAGAGCGGCGTATGATATAGTTTTTGCGGGGTTCCAGCTTGGTGATTACAGCACTCTGCTGTCCTAGTTCCACTTCAAACTCGACCCAGTCGCCCACAGCGATTGGATTTGTAGTTTTTGATACCGTGGGTTCTGAACTTACCTTTGATCCTACATTCATACCTATTCCCCTTTTCATCCAAAACCTGGTACCAGCTACCTGTTGATTTAGTTACTATTCCGCGCATATCTGTTTTCCATATTTTTTAAAAATACAAGCTCCTGACACAAAAATGGAAAAAAATAATTAATCTTTAGGTCTATTTGATTTTGTTAACTTTGTTATACAGCTAAAAAACTGAGAATTTGAAAAAGTTATTTCTTTTAGACGGGATGGCACTGATTTATCGTGCCTATTTTGCATTGAGCAAGACTCCACGTATTACTTCATACGGACTGAACACAGGTGCTATTATGGGTTTTACCAATACGCTACTTGAAGTTTTGAACAATCAAAAGCCTACACATATAGCTGTTGTATTTGATACGGCAGCACCTACCAATCGACATTTAGAATTTGAGGCCTATAAAGCCCAGCGTCAGCAGATGCCGGAGGACCTGGCAGCTTCCATTCCTTATATATTCAGGCTTATCGAAGGGTTTAATATCCCAATAATCACGAAGGATGGTTACGAAGCTGATGATATTATTGGGACTTTGGCAAAAAAAGGCGAGAAACTGGATTATACTGTTTATTGTATGACACCAGACAAGGATTTTGGCCAATTGGTTTCAGAAAATATCTTTATTTATAAACCTGCCCGTATGGGTAATGGTGCGGAAACATTGGGTGTTACCGAGATATTGGATAAATGGGAAATCAACCATGTCCATGAGGTGATTGACATATTGGGTTTATGGGGTGATGCCGTCGACAATATCCCAGGGATACCGGGTATTGGTGAAAAAACCGCAAAAAAGTTGATTCAGGAATTTGGGTCGATAGAAAACCTGATCCAGAACACCGACAAGCTCAAGGGCAAGTTGAAGGAAAATGTCGAGAACCATGCAGAACAAGGTTTGATTTCAAAGAAGCTGGCGACGATCTTATTGGATGTTCCGGTGGATTTCGATGAGCAATCCTTGGAGCTAGAGAAGCCAAACAAAGATGTTTTGGAGCCTCTTTTTGTCGAACTGGAGTTTCGGACTTTAGGGAAGCGAGTTTTTGGAGATGACTTCAGCATGCTGGAACATGCCAATCCAAAAGCAGGACAGATGGATCTATTTGCCGTCCATGAGGATGGCAACCTTGCTGGTGCAACTTCTTCCCAGACTACTGCAAGCACAGAACCGGTAGCATTTACAAATATCCACAATACCAACCATGAATATATTCTGTTGGATACCGAGGAGAAACAAAGGGAATTTGCAGAACGGTTGAGTAAAGAAAAATCATTCAGCTTTGATACGGAAACCACGGGTTTAGACGCTTTACAGGCAGAATTGGTTGGTTTTTCTTTTAGTATCAAGCCACAGGAAGCTTATTATGTCCCGGTTTCTGCAGATCCGGTGGAGGCTCAGAGGACTGCCGATATTTTCAAGGGGGTTTTGGAAAATGAGGAGATTGAAAAGGTAGGTCAGAATTTAAAATACGATATACTATTGTTGTCAAGGTATGGCATCGATGTTCGAGGCGACTTTTTTGATACGATGCTTGCCCATTACCTGATTGATCCCGACACTAGGCATAATATGGATTTTCTTTCGGAGACCTATTTGAATTATACACCGGTTTCTATTACAGAATTAATCGGCGGAAAGGGCAAGAATCAAGGCAATATGAGAGATGTGGAGATTGAATTGGTGAAGGAGTATGCATCTGAGGATGCTGATATTACCTTACAGCTTCGCAACAAGTTTGCTCCTCTTTTAGAGGACAGTTTTACCCATGATTTGGCGAAAAAGGTAGAATTTCCATTATTGAAGGTTTTGTCTACGATTGAACGTAATGGTGTAAAGATCGATGTTGACACTTTGCAATTGTTTTCGAAGGAGATTGAAAAAGAGGTAAAGCAGTTGGAGCAGCAGATTTATGAGAAGGCTGGTGTTTCCTTTAACATTGCATCACCGAAGCAGTTGGGCGAAGTTTTGTTTGACAAATTGCAATTGGACCCGAAAGCGAAGAAAACTAAAACAGGTCAATACAAAACTGGTGAGGATGTATTATTGGCTTTGGCCAACAAGTCTGATATTGTACAGGACATCTTGGATTTCAGGCAATTGCAGAAGTTGAAATCGACGTATGTTGACTCCTTGCCTAATTTGATCAATCCACATACGGGGTTGATTCACACATCTTATAACCAAGCGGTTGCTGCGACAGGGAGATTAAGTTCTACGAATCCAAATCTACAGAATATCCCTATCCGTACTGCTCGGGGTCGGGAGGTCAGGAAGGCATTTATCAGTAGGGATGAAAACTGGACTTTGTTATCTGCGGATTATTCTCAGATCGAGTTGAGGTTGATGGCAGAACTTAGCCAGGATGTGAATATGTTGGAGGCGTTTAAGCAGGGACTAGATATTCATAAAGCCACTGCGGCCAGGGTTTATGGCGTAGCGCTGGAGGAAGTCAGTTCTGATATGCGTAGAAACGCGAAGGCAGTAAACTTCGGGATTATATACGGTCAGTCAGCATTTGGTTTGTCCCAGAACTTGGGCATCAGCCGTAAGGAAGCTGCCGAGATCATAGAACAATACTTCAGTCAATATACGGGCATCCGGAAATACATGGGTGAGGTAATTGAGTTTGCGAAGGAGAACGGCTATGTTGAAACTATATTGAAGCGAAGACGTTATTTAAGGGATATCAACTCTGCGAACATGACGGTTCGGGGATTTGCGGAGCGCAATGCGATCAATGCTCCGATTCAAGGTTCTGCAGCAGATTTAATAAAAATCGCGATGATCAATATTCAGAAAGATATTGAGGATAGAGGCCTTGAAGGGAAAATGATTATGCAGGTTCATGATGAGCTTGTGTTTGATGTTCCGAACCATGAGATTTCCGTTTTCAAGGAGATTATTGAGGATCGGATGAAAAATGCGATTGAACTTCAGGTACCGATAGAAGTAGAGATTGGCGAGGGCAAAAATTGGCTGGAAGCACATTAATGAAAAAGGCAATTGTACTTATTGGATTTATCATTATGTTCCTGTGTGTTTATTCTCAGGAGCAAAAGCAGGTTTTTTTTGAATCCGCAGGCGATAAATTGGTAAGGTTTTATTTTGATGAAAATTATTACCTAGTTGACAAGAACTGTGAATTCAAAAGTATAGAACGATTAGCTGCCTTTGATGGTTCAACTAATAAATACATAGGTTCGTTTACGGATTTTGACCTTAATGGCCGGCCCATTCTTGAGGGAAACTATGTAAATGGAGAACGGTCGGGTTTATTCAAGGCTTATCATCCCAATGGCTCCATAAAATGGGAGTGTAATTTTTCGAACAACTTGCCTTCTGGCGAATGGCGATATTATTATCCGGACAGCAAGTTGATGATGGTCGTATTGTTTTTTCCGGAAACGGCTAGGATAATGGAGTTTTACGATACTCGAGGTAGAGCGGTTGTGCATCAGGGGAACGGTCGTTTTGAGTTCAGGGTTCCTGTGCAGGGATATAATCCTTATGGTTATCCATTTGTAAAGCAGAAAGGCAAGCTCAAGGAAGGTGTTCCTGACGGTTATTGGCAGATTTATTACGAGGCAGATAAGATTTCGGATTTGATCGCTGAAGAAATGTATTCTAAAGGGGTTTTTAAATCTGGGGTTGACCTGATCAACGAAAGGGAGTATGAGTCTCCGACTTTCAGTCTGTTGCCGGTGGAGAAATTCTTCAGGGCGGAGCGCTTTATCTCCAAGAGCTGCAATTATGATGAGATTGCGGGGTATATAGATTATTTGATGGATCAGCTTTCCGAGCCATTCATAACGTATGAACCGAAGGGGACAATCGATGATGAATTTGAATATATAGTTCAGGTAAGCAAAGAAGGTTCTCCATCAAAACTGGAGATCATTGATGACGTCCCTAAAGAAATAAGTAGGCCATTTAAATATATATTGACAACTATTGAACGTTACATTCCTTCCTTTGTAAATGGTGAATATATTGAAGATGAACTCCATATCAAGGGTAAGGTGGCTATTAATGCTGCGGGGAAGATTTATTTTCACAGCATTTCTATCCAAAGGAAGAATGAACAATAGGACATTTATATAGAATATTTATATTTGCACAAATTATAATTCATGAAATTTCACAAAGAAGGCTATACCAGTTTAGCAATAGTAGTATTATTTATTTTTATAATAAATGCCATTGCTCATTATTATGATGCAGGGGATACTGTGAAATGGTTAGTTTATATTGTTTCTGGTTTTTTACTGCTTACGATTTTACAATTCTTCAGGAGTCCAATAAAAAAGATTACCATTGATGAGTCAACGGTTTTATGTCCTGCAGATGGCAAGGTCGTGGTAATTGAGGAAACGGAGGAGACGGAATATTTGAAAGATCGTCGGATTCAAGTTTCTATTTTCATGTCGCCTATCAATGTTCATGTGAACAGAAATCCTATTTCAGGGGTTATTTCCTTTTTCAAATATCATCCAGGCAAATTCCTTGTTGCTTGGCACCCCAAAATCATCGACAGACAATGAGCGCACGACGGTTGTTGTGAAGAACAGTTCTGGTGTTGAGGTTTTATTTCGTCAGATAGCAGGAGCTATGGCAAGGAGGATTGTATGGTATGTGAAAGAAGGCCAAGAAGTTCAACAAGGGCAAGAGTTCGGTTTTATAAAATTCGGTTCACGTGTGGATTTGTTTCTGCCTCTAGATTCCAAGATCAATGTTAATATCGGGGATAAAGTGACCGGTGGTAAGACGATTATCGCTGAATTCAATAAATAAACATAGGCAATCCCTAAAAATGGGTAAAACCATGAATTTCCGTACACTCATCTTAGTCATAAGTTTTGTATTCTCGCTGCTCTTGTCAGGGATGAACTATTATTATGAGCGGGATTTCCCTACCTTTTCCTTTATTCTGATCTTAAGTTTTGTCCTTTCCTTCAGTTTATTGAATTATGTTTTCCAGAAGTTTGTTTATGAACGGATTAAGTCTGTTTATAAGTTGATTCATAATCTAAAGTTGGGCAAGGAGTTGAAAGATGCTTTGGGTGACCATAAGTCTGAGAATCCTATCGGCGATGCTGAGAAGGAAGTTCGGGATTGGGCGAAGCAAAAAACGATCGAGATCAACCAATTAAAAGCTCAGGAAAAAATTCAGGAAGGAATTTCTCTCCAATATTTCCCATGAATTCAAGACTCCCTTATTTGCTATCCAGGGTTATATTGAGACTTTGCAGGATGGGATGCTGGAGGACAACCCAGATATGGCGGTAAATTTTCTGAACAAGGCTTCCCGCAATTTGGACAGATTGAGCTATTTGATCCATGACCTGGATGAAATCGCGAAATTGGAGTCTGGCGAGGTGTCTATTGTCAAGGAAAAATTCGATCTGGTTGCCCTGATCAAGGAAACGATCGATGATTTGGAATATAAGGCCAAGGAGAACAAAATCAGCTTGAATTTCAACCCCAAGGGAAATCAAGCTATTCAGGTAAAAGGTGATCGAAAAAAAATCCAGCAAGTTTTGATCAACTTGATTGACAACTCCATAAAATACGGGAACAAAGGGGGGCAAACAAATATCAAGGTTCATTTATTAATAGATCAGGTTCTGATCGAAATAACAGATAATGGACAGGGGATCGAGGAAAAAAATCTCCCACGCGTTTTTGAGCGCTTTTTCAGGACAGATAAGAGCAGGTCGCGGGATATTGGAGGATCAGGATTAGGACTAGCTATTGTAAAACATATTATAGAGGCCCATCAACAGAATGTACATGTTCGTAGTACCGAAGGGATTGGAACTACCTTTTCCTTTACCTTGGAAAAGGCATAAAACTGGTCTTTTATAAAAACTTAACATTAACTTAACATTAAGTGCATAATTTTGCGCTACTTAAAACACATGTTATGTCTTTGAACAGCATTTTTCAATACTTTGTCCCAAAGGACAAGAAATTTTTCCCATTATTTGAACAAGCCGGCTCTAATTTAATTGAAATGGCCAAGCTTTTAAAAGAGAGTGTTCACACGACCGATCTTCAATTAAGAACCGACAATTCCAAGTTGTTGGAGGATCTAGAACATAAGGGGGACAACCTAACCCATCAGATTCATTTAGAATTAGGCAAGAACTTTATTACACCCTTTGACCGTGAGGATATCCATGCCTTGGCGAGTTCATTGGACGATGTTGCAGATTTTATCCATGGTGCATCCAACCGTATGGAATTATATAAGGTAACTGAAACGAGCGATGCGATGAAAGAGATTTCAAGTTTGATCTTGGAGGCTACGGAGCATGTTGCCAAGGCACTGTTTGAATTGAAGGATTTAAAGAACATCAGAAACATCACCGATTCTTGTGTACGCATCAACAGCGTTGAGAACAAGGCTGACTATATTTTTGACAAGGCTGTTGCAGAATTGTTCGAGTACGAGAAGGACGCGATCAACTTGATCAAGAACAAGGAAGTATTATCTGCTATGGAGGACGCGACCGACAAATGTGAGGATGTAGCCAATGTACTTGAGAGTATTTTAGTGAAGAACGCGTAATATTTACAAAGGAATTCACAATTATATTATATTATGGGTATAACCACATTATTAATTGTCGTTGTCGTTTTGGCGATTGCATTTGATTACATCAATGGATTTCACGATGCAGCCAATTCCATTGCGACTATCGTTTCGACCAAGGTACTGACACCATTTATGGCGGTATTATGGGCGGCACTATTCAATTTCGTTGCATATTTTGTTTTTACGGATCATAAGGTAGCCAACACGATTGCCAAGACGGTGATAGAGGAATATATTACGCTCGAGGTAATTTTTGCAGGTTTGGTTGCGGCGATTGCCTGGAACCTATTTACTTGGTATTATGGCATTCCATCGAGTTCGAGTCATACCTTGATTGGCGGTTTTGCTGGATCGGGGATGGCCTATGCGCTTTTCGTTGGGGCGAATCCTATTGATGCGATCAACTTGAGTGCAACTTTAAAGATTGTATCATTTATAGTCTTGGCTCCATTGGTGGGTATGATTATATCGATCATCATTACATTGATTATTATCAATATCTGTAAGAAAGCGAGGCCTGCTGTTGCAGAGAAATGGTTTAAGATCTTGCAATTGGTATCTTCGGGTGCGTTGAGCTTCGCGCACGGAGGTAACGACGCTCAAAAAGTTATGGGTATTATTGCTACGGCTTTGATAGCTCAGGGTGTGATAGGCAGTTTTGAGGAGATGCCGGAATGGGTTCCATTGACCTGTTATGCCGCTATTGCTGCCGGTACGATGAGTGGCG
The Sphingobacterium daejeonense genome window above contains:
- the polA gene encoding DNA polymerase I is translated as MKKLFLLDGMALIYRAYFALSKTPRITSYGLNTGAIMGFTNTLLEVLNNQKPTHIAVVFDTAAPTNRHLEFEAYKAQRQQMPEDLAASIPYIFRLIEGFNIPIITKDGYEADDIIGTLAKKGEKLDYTVYCMTPDKDFGQLVSENIFIYKPARMGNGAETLGVTEILDKWEINHVHEVIDILGLWGDAVDNIPGIPGIGEKTAKKLIQEFGSIENLIQNTDKLKGKLKENVENHAEQGLISKKLATILLDVPVDFDEQSLELEKPNKDVLEPLFVELEFRTLGKRVFGDDFSMLEHANPKAGQMDLFAVHEDGNLAGATSSQTTASTEPVAFTNIHNTNHEYILLDTEEKQREFAERLSKEKSFSFDTETTGLDALQAELVGFSFSIKPQEAYYVPVSADPVEAQRTADIFKGVLENEEIEKVGQNLKYDILLLSRYGIDVRGDFFDTMLAHYLIDPDTRHNMDFLSETYLNYTPVSITELIGGKGKNQGNMRDVEIELVKEYASEDADITLQLRNKFAPLLEDSFTHDLAKKVEFPLLKVLSTIERNGVKIDVDTLQLFSKEIEKEVKQLEQQIYEKAGVSFNIASPKQLGEVLFDKLQLDPKAKKTKTGQYKTGEDVLLALANKSDIVQDILDFRQLQKLKSTYVDSLPNLINPHTGLIHTSYNQAVAATGRLSSTNPNLQNIPIRTARGREVRKAFISRDENWTLLSADYSQIELRLMAELSQDVNMLEAFKQGLDIHKATAARVYGVALEEVSSDMRRNAKAVNFGIIYGQSAFGLSQNLGISRKEAAEIIEQYFSQYTGIRKYMGEVIEFAKENGYVETILKRRRYLRDINSANMTVRGFAERNAINAPIQGSAADLIKIAMINIQKDIEDRGLEGKMIMQVHDELVFDVPNHEISVFKEIIEDRMKNAIELQVPIEVEIGEGKNWLEAH
- a CDS encoding toxin-antitoxin system YwqK family antitoxin, yielding MKKAIVLIGFIIMFLCVYSQEQKQVFFESAGDKLVRFYFDENYYLVDKNCEFKSIERLAAFDGSTNKYIGSFTDFDLNGRPILEGNYVNGERSGLFKAYHPNGSIKWECNFSNNLPSGEWRYYYPDSKLMMVVLFFPETARIMEFYDTRGRAVVHQGNGRFEFRVPVQGYNPYGYPFVKQKGKLKEGVPDGYWQIYYEADKISDLIAEEMYSKGVFKSGVDLINEREYESPTFSLLPVEKFFRAERFISKSCNYDEIAGYIDYLMDQLSEPFITYEPKGTIDDEFEYIVQVSKEGSPSKLEIIDDVPKEISRPFKYILTTIERYIPSFVNGEYIEDELHIKGKVAINAAGKIYFHSISIQRKNEQ
- a CDS encoding sensor histidine kinase, with the translated sequence MQGYIETLQDGMLEDNPDMAVNFLNKASRNLDRLSYLIHDLDEIAKLESGEVSIVKEKFDLVALIKETIDDLEYKAKENKISLNFNPKGNQAIQVKGDRKKIQQVLINLIDNSIKYGNKGGQTNIKVHLLIDQVLIEITDNGQGIEEKNLPRVFERFFRTDKSRSRDIGGSGLGLAIVKHIIEAHQQNVHVRSTEGIGTTFSFTLEKA
- a CDS encoding DUF47 domain-containing protein, whose protein sequence is MSLNSIFQYFVPKDKKFFPLFEQAGSNLIEMAKLLKESVHTTDLQLRTDNSKLLEDLEHKGDNLTHQIHLELGKNFITPFDREDIHALASSLDDVADFIHGASNRMELYKVTETSDAMKEISSLILEATEHVAKALFELKDLKNIRNITDSCVRINSVENKADYIFDKAVAELFEYEKDAINLIKNKEVLSAMEDATDKCEDVANVLESILVKNA
- a CDS encoding inorganic phosphate transporter, whose product is MGITTLLIVVVVLAIAFDYINGFHDAANSIATIVSTKVLTPFMAVLWAALFNFVAYFVFTDHKVANTIAKTVIEEYITLEVIFAGLVAAIAWNLFTWYYGIPSSSSHTLIGGFAGSGMAYALFVGANPIDAINLSATLKIVSFIVLAPLVGMIISIIITLIIINICKKARPAVAEKWFKILQLVSSGALSFAHGGNDAQKVMGIIATALIAQGVIGSFEEMPEWVPLTCYAAIAAGTMSGGWKIVKTMGTKITKVTPLEGVSAETAGAITLGITEHFGIPVSTTHTITGSIIGVGLVKRVSAVRWGVTISLLWAWILTIPVSALLGGLTLAIIHYIL